CTGACTACCGACTTAAGCATACTGACGGCTGTAGCGAACGGGAAATTGTTGGCGAATGCGATATTGTACACGTATAGGTCCAGTACTTCTATCGAATCTTTATTCATGGCATTTTGAAAAGCAAAATATTGCTCCATTCCGTTGTTAACCAAGTTGCCGATCGAGAGGAGCAGCAGTACAAAGAATGTGGGAATAATACCGGGAACCGTGATGTGCCAGATTTTACGGAATCGGCTCGCCCCATCCACCTCAGCAGCCTCATATAATTCCTGATCGATCCCGGCGATTGCCGCAAGATATAGAATTGCTCCCCATCCTAGTGACTTCCACCAGTACCAAGCAATCATCGTTACCCAAATGTTAGAGTTCGAGGCAAGGAAATTAAAGTCTTCACCCACCAATCCAAACTGGACAAGAATATGACTGATGACGCCGTTATCTACAGAAAATAAGGAGAACGCGAGTGCATACACCAGAATCCAACTGATAAAGTTCGGAATGGTAGTTAATGTCTGGACAAGCTTTCGATACCATCCTGCTTTGACTTCAGACAGTAATATGGCAAAGATGACCGGAAAAACCGAGGTAATTAAGCCCAGTGA
Above is a window of Paenibacillus wynnii DNA encoding:
- a CDS encoding ABC transporter permease, with amino-acid sequence MGVTTGELIRKVQPVKRPRRKMQNKYKLFFMALPFLIVTFIFYYLPISGWIYAFYDFIPGIPLSDTPYVGLKWFRTMVSNPTQTAEVMRVLKNTLAMSSLGLITSVFPVIFAILLSEVKAGWYRKLVQTLTTIPNFISWILVYALAFSLFSVDNGVISHILVQFGLVGEDFNFLASNSNIWVTMIAWYWWKSLGWGAILYLAAIAGIDQELYEAAEVDGASRFRKIWHITVPGIIPTFFVLLLLSIGNLVNNGMEQYFAFQNAMNKDSIEVLDLYVYNIAFANNFPFATAVSMLKSVVSVVLLFAANTLSKVVRDESII